The nucleotide sequence CCGAGATCGCCATCAAGATGCGGGCCACAGGCCCCAGCATGGCGCCGTGCACCGCCTGTTCGTCCGGCGTGACGGCGCTGTCGGTGGCGCGTGACCTGCTGGCGACCGGGCAGTGCGACATCGCGGTGGCAGGCGCCACCGAGTCGATCGTCTTCCCCGTCGCCATGACCGGGCTCGCCCGCTCGGGCGCTGCGGCGACGGCAGGACCCGACGACGACCCGGCGCTGCTGTGCCGGCCGTTCGCCACCGACCGGCGCGGTCTGGTCATGGGGGAGGGCGCGGCGATCATGGTGCTGGAGCGGGAGACGGACGCGCGGGCGCGCGGCGCGGTCCCCCGCGCGCTGTTGGCCGGCACCGGCGCCACCACCGACGCCCACCACCCCACGAGCCCGCACCCGTCGGGCGCCGTGGCGCAGCGCGCGGTCGAGGCGGCGCTGCGGGACGCGGGCTGGAGCGCGTACGAAGTCGATCACGTCAACGCGCACGGCACGTCGACCCCCCTCAACGACGCCACCGAGGCGGCGCTGATCAGCCGGGTCTACCCCCACCGGCCCCCGGTCACGGCCCCGAAGGGCGTTCTCGGCCACTGCATGGGCGCGGCGGGCGCGATCGAGGCGGGACTGACCGTGCTGACCCTGCAGCACGGCGTCGTACCGCCGATCGCCAACTTGGACGCGCCGTCTGTGGAGTTCGACATCGACTGCGTGACGAAGCAGCCTCGGCTGCTGGACCGGATCGACCGGGCGGTGAGCCACTCGTTCGGTTTCGGGGGGCACAACGCGGTGGTCGCGCTGGAACGCGCGTAACGGTCCTCGCCCCTGCCCGTACGTCCCCGAAGGAGCTTCCATGAGCACGAAATCGGCCCTCCGGGGACGTACGGCCGTCATCACCGGCGCGGCGCGCGGCGTGGGCGAGCAACTGGCCCACGCGCTCTCCGCTCGCGGCGCGCGACTCGCGCTGGTCGGCCTCGAAGAGACCGAACTGGCGCGGGTGGCGGCGTCGTTGCCGGGCGAGGCCGGCCACTGGTACGCGGATGTCACGGACGCGGACGCCATGTCCCGTACGGCGGCTCACGTGTCGGACCGCTTCGGGACGGTCGACGTCGTCGTCGCCAACGCCGGTGTCGCGGCCGGCGGCCTCTTCCTGCACTCCGACGCGGACGCGTGGCGCCGCGTCGTCGAGGTCAACCTCATCGGCGGCGCGGTCACGGCCCGCGCGTTCCTCCCGGCGCTGCTGGCGGCACGCGGCTACTACCTCCAGATCGCCTCACTGGCGGCCCTCGCGCCCGCCCCGATGATGAGCGCCTACTGCGCGTCGAAGTCCGGCGTGGAGGCCTTCGCCCACACCCTGCACACCGAGGTCGCCCACCACGGCGTGACGGTCGGCGTCGGCTATCTCAGCTGGACCGACACGGACATGGCGCGGGGCGCGGCCGACGACGCCGTACTGCGCGACCTGCGCGCCCGCATGCCCTGGCCCGCCAACCGAACGTCCCCCCTGCCCCCGGCCGTCACCCGCCTGGCGGCGGGTATCGAACGCCGCGCCCGTCACGTCTACGCCCAACCCTGGCTACGGACGGCGTACTTGCTGCGGTCGGCCCTGCCGGGCGCGGTGACCCGCAGCGCGCGCCGCCAACTCCCCGAGCTGGAAGGGAGAGCGGCGGGGATGCCGACAACGGGTCTGCTGGGCGCGGGCGGAGCGGCCGACAGGGGGCACCGAGCCGGCTCTCCTGTCGACTCCCGGGTCGACTCTGCTTAATTGCTTCATAGCCCACCGAACGGGGTACTTCGGGCGCTAAAGTGCACACCTCGCACCGTGAGTGTGCGGTGCGTCACATGAGGTGGGGTGGGGTGGCATGCGCGAAATGGCCAAGGGCGCCAACGTCGTGCTGGCGACGCTGAGTGAGGACGCCGGGACCGGGTCCCTGCAGGTGGGGCTGAGCTGGAGCAGTGAGCAGGGCGACGGGGATGCCGACGTGTCCGTACTGCTGCTCGGCGGGGAGGGGAAGGTACGGACCGACGCCGACTTCTTCTTCTACAACAACGCGGTCGCCGCTGACGGCAGCGTGAGCCTGTTGGGCAAGACGCCCACGGACAGCGGCAGCGAGGACCGCATCAGCATCGATCTGCAGGCGATGGCGCCGGACGTGGCACGGATCGTCGTAGCCGCAAGCCGGTACGAGGGCGCGCGGTTCGGCGAGCTCAACGGCTTACGGCTCACCGTCGCCGACCGGACCGGTGAGGGGATCCTCGGGTTCTCGATCGACGACGCGGGGCCGGAGAGCGCCTTCGTCTTCGGCGAGTTCTACCGGCGCGACGGCGAGTGGAAGTTCCGCGCCGTCGGGCAGGGGTACGAGACCGGTCTGGCCGGTCTGGCAACGGACTTCGGCATCGACGTGGACGACGCGGCGGAGGCCGACAGTGATGTCCATGCCGACGGTGACGAGAGCGACGTCCCTGCGGTGGTCGCTGCCGCGCCGCAGCCTGACGACGGCGTGAATACGGGCACCGCGACCGGGCCGTCGGCGATCATTCCGGCGCAGGTGGCGCTGGAGCAGGCGCCGGCGCAGGCGTCGGTCCACGTAACAGCGCAGGTGGCGGTGCAAGGTCAGGGCGAGGTCCCGGTCCCGGCGCCGCCGGTACGTCGGCCCCGTACCGTCAAGAAGAAGGTCACCCTGCCCAAGGTGGCCCGGAAGTCCCTCGCCGAGAACGACAGTTGGCACGCGGCACGGCTGTTCCCCGTACCGTCGCTGAAGAACGACCGGGAGCGCGAGACGCGGGCGACATCCGTCCTGCTGTCGGTGATGGCGCAGGTCCCCGAGTTCGGTCGGCGGCTCATGGCCGGCTTCGGGGCACCGGTCGGGCGGATGGAGACATTCACCGAAGTCTCCCTGCCGCACGGCGACACTCCGAAGCGGCCGGACGGCATCATCCGGGTCGAGCGCGCGGGCAAGCTGTGGACGGCGCTGGTCGAGACGAAGACTAACGGCAACCCGTTGAAGCCCCAACAGGTCCAGGACTACATGGACATCGCCGCGCGACGCGGCTACGAAGCCGTGATCACCCTGTGCAACGACGTGGCCCTGGAAGGGCGTCCGCTGGTCGACGTCAAGGTCGACGGACGACGGAAGCACAAGGTCGTCCTACGGCATCTGTCCTGGGCCGAAGTCACCCACCAGGCGCAGCTGCTGATCCGCCACGAAGGAGTCGGCAACGCCGCGCACGCCTGGCTGCTCCAGGAACTGCTCCACTACCTCCAGCACGAGAACTCCGGCTGCCACGGCTTCCAGAACATGGGCCCCGCCTGGGTCCCCGTCCGTAACGGCATCGATGACGAGACGCTGTGCCAGGGGGATCCGCGCGCCGTCGATGTCGTGGAGAGCTGGGAACGGCTCGTACGGCAGGTCTGTCTGCGCCTGGGCGGTGAACTCGGCCAGAAAGTGCTGCCCGTCCAGCGCGTGAGGCGCACGGCCGACCCGCAAGGCCGCCGGGGCGCGCTGGCCGACCTGCTGTGTGAAGAGGGCCGGCTCCACGCCGAACTGCGCATCGAGGGCGCGCCGGGAGTGCTGGCGCTCGCGGCGGACCTGCGGACCGGCCGGCTGCGCACGTCCATCGACATCCCGGCCCCGGCGACCGGCTACCCGCTGACCTGGGCCAAGCGGCTCGTTCGCCAACTCGACGAAGCCCCGGCCGACCTGCACATCCAGACGCTGGTGCCGGAGGGGGCGACGGGGCCGCGCGGCACCCTGGAGCGGCTTCGGCCTGAGCCGGCGGATCTGCTGCCCAAGGGGGACACCGAGATCACCGGCTTCCGGCTGTCCCTGTTCAAGAGCATGGGCAACACCCGGGGCCATGCGGAGTCCAGTTTCATCCGCAGTGTCGACGACTGTGTGGACCGCTTCTGCGCGAACGTCGTCGCGGCCCTGGACCGGCCCGCGCCTGCGAGGCGCCCGCAACGGGGGGAGGCAGTGGGCGTGGATGCGGGAGTTGGCGCGACTGCTGGGTAGGGCGGGCGGGCGGTCCGTGGCATAGCCTTCCGGCATGACAGATGGCCGAGCGGACCTCGAACGTCTCGCATCAGGAAAGTACCTCCTGGTCACCACCTTCCGTCGGGACGGCCGGGAGGTCGCGACCCCGGTGTGGGTGATCCGTGACGGTGACGCCCTCGGTGTCTGGACGGTCACCGGTTCCGGCAAGGTCAAGCGGATCCGCAACCGCGCCGACGTCGTGGTCTCCGCCTGCGACCTGCGGGGCAACCCGTCGGGTGAGCCGGTCGCAGGGCGGGCGGAGATCCTGGACGGCGTCCAGACCAAGCACTACCGCGGTCTCCTGGGCCGTAAGTACGGCTTGATCGGCAGACTTACGCTGCTGGGCAGCCGCCTGCGGCGGGGCGCGGACGGGACCGTCGGCATCCGGATCACCCTCGGCTAGGGCCTGTCCGGCGGATGGCACGTGCCTGCTCAGCGGGTGTGGGCCACCACGGCGTCGATGATCGTGGGCCAGAGTTCGCGCGGGCGGTCGTGGCCCATGTCGGGGATGAGCAGCAGTTCGGCACCGGGCACCAGCTCCGCGGTGCGCTTTCCGCCGCTGGGGTCGATCAGGGTGTCGTCCAGGCCGTGGATCACCAGGGTCGGCACGCGCAGTTCACGGAGCGCGTCCGCGCGTGAACCGCTGAGGATCATCGCGCCGAGCTGCCGTCCGATCCCCGCCGGGTAGTAGGCGCGGTCGTAGCTCGCGGCGGCCAGTTCCCGCAACGCTGCGGCGTTGCCGTATCGCTTGGACGCCCAGACCAGTTCCCTCTCCGCCGCCGCGACGTAGCCCTCGCGGTCGGCGGGCTTCGGACCGAACAGCACCGCCTGGGCCTCCGGGCTGGGCCGGCCGTATT is from Streptomyces sp. NBC_00370 and encodes:
- a CDS encoding TerD family protein; amino-acid sequence: MREMAKGANVVLATLSEDAGTGSLQVGLSWSSEQGDGDADVSVLLLGGEGKVRTDADFFFYNNAVAADGSVSLLGKTPTDSGSEDRISIDLQAMAPDVARIVVAASRYEGARFGELNGLRLTVADRTGEGILGFSIDDAGPESAFVFGEFYRRDGEWKFRAVGQGYETGLAGLATDFGIDVDDAAEADSDVHADGDESDVPAVVAAAPQPDDGVNTGTATGPSAIIPAQVALEQAPAQASVHVTAQVAVQGQGEVPVPAPPVRRPRTVKKKVTLPKVARKSLAENDSWHAARLFPVPSLKNDRERETRATSVLLSVMAQVPEFGRRLMAGFGAPVGRMETFTEVSLPHGDTPKRPDGIIRVERAGKLWTALVETKTNGNPLKPQQVQDYMDIAARRGYEAVITLCNDVALEGRPLVDVKVDGRRKHKVVLRHLSWAEVTHQAQLLIRHEGVGNAAHAWLLQELLHYLQHENSGCHGFQNMGPAWVPVRNGIDDETLCQGDPRAVDVVESWERLVRQVCLRLGGELGQKVLPVQRVRRTADPQGRRGALADLLCEEGRLHAELRIEGAPGVLALAADLRTGRLRTSIDIPAPATGYPLTWAKRLVRQLDEAPADLHIQTLVPEGATGPRGTLERLRPEPADLLPKGDTEITGFRLSLFKSMGNTRGHAESSFIRSVDDCVDRFCANVVAALDRPAPARRPQRGEAVGVDAGVGATAG
- a CDS encoding SDR family oxidoreductase; amino-acid sequence: MSTKSALRGRTAVITGAARGVGEQLAHALSARGARLALVGLEETELARVAASLPGEAGHWYADVTDADAMSRTAAHVSDRFGTVDVVVANAGVAAGGLFLHSDADAWRRVVEVNLIGGAVTARAFLPALLAARGYYLQIASLAALAPAPMMSAYCASKSGVEAFAHTLHTEVAHHGVTVGVGYLSWTDTDMARGAADDAVLRDLRARMPWPANRTSPLPPAVTRLAAGIERRARHVYAQPWLRTAYLLRSALPGAVTRSARRQLPELEGRAAGMPTTGLLGAGGAADRGHRAGSPVDSRVDSA
- a CDS encoding PPOX class F420-dependent oxidoreductase, producing MTDGRADLERLASGKYLLVTTFRRDGREVATPVWVIRDGDALGVWTVTGSGKVKRIRNRADVVVSACDLRGNPSGEPVAGRAEILDGVQTKHYRGLLGRKYGLIGRLTLLGSRLRRGADGTVGIRITLG
- a CDS encoding beta-ketoacyl-[acyl-carrier-protein] synthase family protein: MTKPAVAVTGLGMITPVGNDTESTWAGVNAGVSPARRVPELRDCVVDFACTVDGIDLDAAVGGRTAFRMGRYVKFALLAAREAVADAGLDPATWDGTRVAVVVGTSSGGSASLTEQAVALDRRGPEATSPTGILLTIPNMPAAEIAIKMRATGPSMAPCTACSSGVTALSVARDLLATGQCDIAVAGATESIVFPVAMTGLARSGAAATAGPDDDPALLCRPFATDRRGLVMGEGAAIMVLERETDARARGAVPRALLAGTGATTDAHHPTSPHPSGAVAQRAVEAALRDAGWSAYEVDHVNAHGTSTPLNDATEAALISRVYPHRPPVTAPKGVLGHCMGAAGAIEAGLTVLTLQHGVVPPIANLDAPSVEFDIDCVTKQPRLLDRIDRAVSHSFGFGGHNAVVALERA